The Acanthopagrus latus isolate v.2019 chromosome 1, fAcaLat1.1, whole genome shotgun sequence genomic interval cttgtgtttgtttgtctctgctgagtgctgcgCTGGCATGTCCCCCCCCGGACTCACTTTGATAGAAGTCTGCTAACCAGCACTGTCACGTCTCTGCTCTGCATGTCTGTTACTCTACTGATAAGGAGCAACGTCTTAAATCCCTCTTTGACCGCCCCCTCAGCAGAGTTCCCGCCCCCTTAGATAGCAAGAAAATTATTCAATTTCTCACTCCAAATAGATTTaaacagaggagatgaaagagtCCCTGGTGTGCTCTGAGGAATTTGCCTTCCAAGTGGTTTCTCTGTACTCACCCACATACACTGAACCTGGGTAGTACATGGTGACATAATAGGGgtcctctgcttcctccatgATAAACGCTCTGTCTGCTGGTGAGTAATTCGGTTGGTGTAGTGGAAGGGGAGCTGTTGTTGTCCCATCTGGTCTCTGGTACTCTCTGCGCGGCGGCTGGGACAGCAGGTCAAAGACCCCCTTTGAACCGATGccagtgctgtttgtgttgagcGGGCGGCGTGCCACAGGCGGTGAGCAGCTTACAACGCACTTCTCTGAGCCATGTTCTGGTGGCTTTGTGGGCGCCTCGTGATGGCCAGATGGTGCAAAAATACCTGTTTGATTGGGTCCTGTGTCACGGCAGTTCTCCCCTCTTTGGCTTATACTCTgatgctggtgtttgtgtgctaAAATGTCAGGTGTGGAAAAGGCAGGTTTTGATGCGGCCTCCTGTGTGTGAGGTGCCACCAGACAGGTCTTAAGTCGAACTAATCTGTGTGCACACTGAGGAGGATCCTCCGTTTTCTGATCGATGCCTTCAGACTGGCAGCTGTAATCCTTTGAAGCACGGTCCGACTGGCTTGCTGCACTCTTCACATCCACCTGGGTGGCTTGACTCTGAGCCTTTGACCAGAGCCTGTGTTTCTGAGGCGACTCGTTCCCAAAGAGTTTCGATGAACTTCCTGTAATTGTCCACGCGCTGTTCTCTTCCTGAGTTCTCGTTTCGCTGTTGAAGCCAAATCGTCTCCTTCTCGTCTCGACATTTGGAGAGACAATCGATACTCTAGGAGTCACTGATAAAGCTGCACTTCTCTCAGAACACATTCGCTCATATGATTGGTCGCTGAAAGCAAATCCTGCAAGTCTGCTCTGAGGGTTTCTGTGAAGCCTCACCTGAGCAGCCAGTCCATCCAGCACAGACAGAGACTCTCTCTGAACGTTAGCGAACTTAATCCCTCCAGACTCAGAGGGAGATGTTTGTGCATCTGCCGCTCCAGTTGGCAGAAGTTCCTGCTGTTTTATGATGTTTGACTTTGGTTTAACAATTGCACTGACGTCTATATTCCTTGGTGGAGGCTGTGGTTTCTCTTTTCTACTGAGACTAACTTTTTCTTGTATTAAATAGGAGTTTTGAGAcgtggctgcttgtctctgagACTCCTGTGGACAAACTTTTCTCAACGTGGGATTAGTGAAGTCCAGTAAAGCTTCTTGGTCAAGGATGTCACGCTTTACCACTTTGCTGCACTCAGGGTCAGCTTTAGTGTTTGAAATGGTAATCGATCTAGCACGTCTTTCCTTTGCAACAGGAGATGGCTGCTGGGCTCCCCGACTGTCTCCCGAAGTTGGAGACGGACTCAGTCTGGGTGTCGGGACGGTCAGAGTCGGAGAAACACTTGGCTTCGGCGGAGGCTGCTGCAGTAATGGAGAAGGATCACACAGATGTGAGGCAGGGAGATGAAGAGAATCACTTGGCTTTTGTTTCAGAGTGGGAGAGGAATTTGGCTTTGGAGCAGGAGAAATGGAGATTCTGGGCTTCGCAGGGAGAGTTGGAgggttgtgtgttttgggtttggTTCTTGGGAGGGTTGAAGCTCTTTCTCCGTGCGAATGCTGACATGATTTACTCCAAGAGGGCCGACTGGATGTCTTGGAGGAACAAATTGGAACAAAAGATCTGAAgccaaaacagagaggaaaaaaatgtaaatggagaAATGAATTAGAACTGAGCAGGAATTCAAGGTCCAGCTTAATTTACCTGTCAGCGTCGATCTGTTTTCGATTGCCTCTTTCATAGATGAGTCCCTTCTCATCAAATGACGGGATCTGAATGGGTTTCTTTTTGATGACGGGAGAGGAGAGGGCGAGAGGAGGTGACAAACAGACTGACgcttgttcttttgtttgtctggagGTTGCAGACACTTGAGGGATCAGAGGTGCCAGACGGTGAAAAACACTCATTCTGTTGGACAGAGTTGcgtgagaggagaggagacgatAGATTCAACTGACGCCAGTGAAGAAATGCAGGAAAATCATAATTTAATTTAGAAATAAGTGACAATATCACAGTGATAAAGTACTCAATTACAAGTATGAGCTACATTAAAATCCAACTTGAGTTAAACAATCTacttttaaaatctgtaaagtaacaagCAACCATTGAAGGCATAAAAGGATAAAACGTCCCTCTGATGTGTCGACATTAAAGTATATTGTAACATTATAACATTAACTACCTCAAAATCTGTGCGAACACTATATAACAGAGCTTAACAATTCATATATTTTAGTTCACAATAGAGGGAAACAGACACTGACCTGCTGTGTGAagctctgcctctgttgttGACACTCTGAGAGAGTAAATAAGTGAAAGAGTGCGAGACGGGGAACTCAGCAGTAGGAAGTGGTGGGCACAGAAGTGCCATTCTCTCCATTCCTTCGGCACTATAGCTGCTCTGTTTCACTCCCACTGCGGCCTCTCATCTCGCTCGGTTCATGGGACTCCGTCTGTGAAGTCTGAATGTGCTCTTAATAGTCCGTCTGATTCACCCTAAGTGTATTTTTCATCACTCTGTCTccatttcttattttgttttcatttcagcgcttttacagtttgtttgttttacttcagATTTCATTAgttctattttcttttaatggcCACTTTGTGAAGGCAGCGGACTCAAAAAACACCTCCTCATGCTTGATGTGTTAACAGCTTTGACCAAGAGAGTAAAACTAAAGACATTTTGGTAATATTTTAGGATAAGCATCATTTAATTAATGGtaatttaaagttaattaaaattTAGTTTACAGTTAGCAAACAatcaaatgctttataaaccgtttatatatatattatatattatattaacaATATGAAAGGTtgataaacatcagctgcaacatATTCATGGTTTATAGATTAATTACACAGCATTTATCAATAAGTTACTCAGtactgaaacatgtttatttgatttgaaatattaccagtgttgtaaaaagtacccaaagtCATACCTGAGCAAAAGTTAAGATATTGCATTAAATATTCCTTTGGCAAAAGCGAGAGTTTTTGAGTAAAACTGTCTAATTTTAAATGTACATAAGAATGAGAGCCACTTtactggcaataaatgtacttaagtatcaaaagtaagaGTACATTAATATGATCATGTCTTGAGGTGCACATGTGATGAActcaaagaaacacaatgtAATGTTTATAATTGTAAATATGACATGCTGGATGTTGGACCCCGGGACATTCAGCCAACGGGAATCCTTTTAGATAAATAACTCAAGAAATGTGATAACAGTTCTGCTGaaatacttcagtaaaagtgCTGCGGACCCCTCCAGGGGTCTCAAAGTAAATCTGAGcagttttaatgtatttgtttattttaagcTTTTTTCTGTCGTTGATGTCTGAAAGATGGCAGTTTATTGTAAAGGGATTGGTCCTGTATTTTGTAAACGTATCCTTTTTCATCTGAAAAGTCCGTACAGCTGTAAGATGtggtgatgcaaaaaaaaaaaaaagtacaacatttcctTCTGGAGTGGAAGTACAGAGTGACATAGAATGGAAACACTTATCATAATAAGAAACTCAGAGAAAAGAGGattaacagttttattttgtatgaacAAAAGGAAGCATATGATCATCAAAAGAGAGCCGCACTCTGTTTCCTCACCATGCTGTCaggtaaaaacaatgaaaacaacaaaaaacaaaaccactttGAGCGTTACCAAATACTATTTTTCTACAATCTTGGTCCATCCAGGAGAATTTTGGCACCGCTAACAAATCGGTTGCGTTTATTCAGCACATAGTATTCTAACAACGTCAGTACTACACCATTTTGGCACAGCGGCACTAACAATCCTCATGCTTCTCAGCAGCTGCCATGCCGACATCACCAGAGAGAggatccaaaaaaacaaaaaaaaaccaatccCTCCCTGCTGGCGACAAATTCATTGCACTTATGTCATTCCCTTCACCCTTAATTAAATGCACAATGTAGGTAAACTTCATGAGATATGTAAAGTGATTGTCGGGTTACAAAACGTATGTAAAAGTTGGCACAAGTATAAGATGGCGTGAAATTTACATCATTTCTAAAGGGCAACATGTCCTCCAATCCACCTCCTTTTTGTGcatttggcttcttttttttttgttttttaactctgCTGAACTTTTCCCTGATCTCTAACAGGGGAAAAAACGCTTTAAGTGTGTTAGAGAAACAGGGAATAGTTGGAATGATagctcctccatctttctcGTCCTCTCCATCTTAAAAGGTGTTGGCTCCCATCCCACCTCTGTCCTGGCGGCACCCCTGTCCAGATGGCCTGCCTCCCCGCCCTGCTCCCCCTCGTCCTCTCGATCATATCAGGGCATTGCTATCGTCATCTCTGCAGTTCACGCTGGCCACCAGTGGGTGATGCCGGACTGTTTTGTTGCTCCACTTGTGGGCATCCTGCAGCCCGGGCTCGAGGAAGTACAGGCACGCTCCGAAGCCTGCCAGAACCAGAACCGACACCAGCAGGTAGAGAGGGACGAACCAGTCCAAGAACAGCCACGACATCACTGCTGTgagagggaagggaagaggttggaagaagaggaggaggaggacagggtgGAAAATGGATGAGGAGACATGACGGAGGAAAGGGAGGGAAGGGTGGATGAGCAGAGTTGCGCTGTTATTTAAATCCCTGCAAACACTCACGGACATcatgacaaactgcagcatctCCAGTGTCCCATTATTCTCACTGGAACCAGCGGAGACATTACACAACCAGCATCCAGCACGCCGCCTGCCTCCACAAGACTCAGATCCTCTCAgtccgcaaacacacacacacacacacacacacacacaggtgttgcACCCCACAAAAACAGTGCTGTGGTGTAGTAAATAACGGCATCGTGTCTCACCTGCAGGCGCTGCTGAATCAGTCGCTCTCCCGTGGGTTTGATGGCGTTGGATGTCAAAGAGTCAGACCGACCATGAGATGATCTCCGGCGCCGCAGCTCTGACTGTTGCATGCGAGGCGGACAGAATCACAGGTGCTCTCTGAGAGGCACAAGAGACAGAAGCTGCATGCGGCTTCATCCTCCGGCTCCTGGTGCTGACGTTGGAAAGGAGGGGTGGGGGTTGCTATGACAACCCCCCTGCTGGTGGctgagaggatggagagagtgggagggaaaCTTATATAactataatcttttttttttggggggggggggggggagagtgAGTGGTGGGGGCAAGCCCTTCAGATGTCTCTGGATGCTCGTCGGCTTGCTGCTCGCTGCGTAAAATCAATTCCACTCCATTTAACACCAAGGCCATCACACAGTTTATGTGACattgagagagggagagagggggccATTTTTTTGTGAGCACCACCTCTCATATCTGCCCTGAGTGACggcagctgcagtgttttatggAGTCACTCCTCTGAGCAAAAGGGCGGAAAAaagatattcttttttttttggggggggcttTTTGTCTTGCTGGTTTCCGAGACAAAAGCTGAATACAGAGAGGATGGCCTACATAATGAAAAGTTGTCAGTGGATGTCATCCCTTTTGATGACTGCCATTTTTAGCACATTCTGCACAAGCGTGAGATCCATGAAAAGCAGCCGAGTTAAACAGAACAGCTTCAAACAGAACTGATGACATGTGACATCCTGGTCCAACGAGTTACAGAAAGAAATggtgttttttggggttttttttttaacagtgaagaatttattttactttttttttgttctgttgtcatAGTTTGACCAGGTTAGGACATCATGtctcttatttattcattttatctgACATCACTGGAATTAGTTTTATGCAATTTGTCAAAgaatcacatttatttgattatattttactttatgcaatagttcatttcattttgctgtCTTACCTGAAGCGAAAGATAAGAAAGAAAGACTAAAGGGGATCGATGTCACAATGAGTAATTATGCACATGCATTAATCACTTATTTATTGGCAACGTGTGAGCAGATTATAATGTGATGTGAGAAATGAGacctcccccgtctctctctgttgcctgTAGAAGCCTGTGGATGGCTTGTCTCagctgtttaatgctgctggactgtggatttctttgtgaaggactcaggtcAGATTTTTTCGTctaaaggatgtgactttatggaTGTTTCCCCGAGTGCCTCCGCTAActgagagcaacagtagctaacgttagtatAGAAATTGAGTctgctaacataaactaatgaCCAGcctccagcacaacacagaagttccacagagctcctttaatAATAACGATCATTTCTGTTGTTGCCGCTGGTGTTTTCACAGTGCACCAATCTTCATCAAGATGGGAACAGGTACTCTATGACTTCAGAAAAATtggaaaataggaaaaaaagaaatgcattataTGAACAAATAAGATTTTGAAGAAGTAGCAGGGCCATTTATAGCTTTTTTGGGGCCCTATACAATAGGTGATCGAATTTTGCGGAGGGGGTTCCAAACTCTGTTTATATATCTACTTATACATCTTTCACACTGGCCAGGAAACCCTTCTGTGtacaatgtaaatgtatatcAGAAGGATTAACTCCCCTGTCAATGAACCCGGCAGTAGTCACAGGTATTTATCGCCTCTGGCTCGGCTCAGCTGTAATGTGAATGTCACAGCTGGGTGAACATGCTTACTTACTCTCCTTTTTAAGGCGCGATGCTATGATGTGTGTTGAAGTTAAGGCTGTTGGCTTGTTAatatttttccatctgtctccGTCAAGCAGCGCTCGAACATTGTTCAGCCAGCGCTgattttgaaagagagactgaagttaaaGATTTCAAAAGAATAACCATTCTGTTACcagccctgaaaaaaaaccccccatctaattatgaatattattgATTAAGACTTTGtaaaacaagtttaaagttTTCTAGGTGTAGTCTAATGAGGTGTTTGATTCACTGTATTTCCAGCGCATTTGTGATGAGTAATGGAAGACAGAAGTGGAAAAACGAAAGGCAAACTTCACTGGCAACATAAAAGGAGATCATCGCTGATTATTCGCGGGTTTAGtatctgtgtttaaaaagctAATTCGGGTGTCGTAATGTTAATTATTCTCCATTATTACTAATCTTCTGGACAAACAGGGCAGGATTCAGGATTGGGGATGACTGCTCATAACTGATGATTGGTGATTGTtccaaatgtttctgtctggtCACCCAAGTGCTGAGCCAGCACAATAAGTAGTCAGGTCAGTTCTGCAGTCTGTTCACatcacacttttatttcttcatggGGTCCCTATGCCACCGCGTTGTCTGCATTTAGCGAGAAACAGCTTTGGGAAGACAAGATGGAAGTTGCTGCATCATAAAGGCCTGAAATCAATATTGTGAAGtgatgacaaaaacactgaacaaagcacaaacaacatttacatgattcGATATGATTATAGGTGATGCGTCACAGAAGAAACCTCACAGTTTTGTTCAAATCGTGACACATGAggactgaaaaaacaaaaagtgataTGTTAAGTATTGTTTGAGAACAGTGCACTTAAAGTGCGAAATTTCACAATGAGTATGTGTCTtcttggagtgtgtgtgtgtgtatgtgtgtgtgcgtgcgtgcgtgcatgtgtgtgtgtgtgtgcgtgtgtgttcactATGCTGGCAGCTGCTGTGGGATCACATCGGTCTGCAGGAACTGAGAAACAAGAGGAGCGACAACTTCAGGATTGCTCAGATGGACATGATGATCGCCCGGCACAGTCACCACTGTGtgctgaggcagagagagaagtgatggtgaacatttgattttctcattttacATTACTTTGTGCAGCTCTGACTTTTTCAAAAGAAAGATCTTTTCTCTCACGCTGAGTCTTCGTTTCtcaaaacttggatggaggttgggtcttggcccagaattTTGTTTCTGAGTGATACGGGGCTATCGTGTTTCACACTGAAtgaggcttgattgaattaaagggtaactccaccatttTTATACAATAAAGTGTGCATATATGAAAAGGTAGTATAAAGCCttgtgtggctccagaggaaatgTAATCCATGAACTTGTCTTAACCGACGtcactgtgggtaatgtaagccacaggttttgaaaaggaagacgtatgtgtggaataaaaaaaagcaatatctctgtctgtgttttcatggtGGTGTACCACAGGGACACTGCTCTTGTTCATTGCatagctgttttgttgttgtcgttttACATTTGCCCATACTGTATGACTCACTTTAACATATGTAAACACATGTTTACTTGTAGAATCTGTATACTACTTTGTGAAAGGATGTTTAAAGTTCCCTGTGAGGTTTTCAGGTCTGAGGAGCCATTTGGTACATCTGCCCAGCATGATACTGAGGAACCACAGTCCCCTTTTGTGacttgtcacagcaggaaaagcaaaGGTGTAACAAATTTAATGTCAACAAAGGCTCAGTTTCACCAAGTGAGTCATGACACTGagaaagcacagagaaaaataGGAGCCTGAAACCAGGACATCTGTGCTTTCACTGCTTTGAAAAGCTAAAACGTCCGATGTGAAAAAGGTCTTTTGTGTACTGAACAAAACATCTGTGTATTTTCCTCTGTGCTCAGTtttgatattgatttattttttttcaaagaaaaggaacaatctggttgtgtgtttgaactCTTCTGTAACCTTGTTTGTTGGTAACATTCTCCGATCTCTGTCAGGGTTCACAACACTACTCCTTGTTGTCATACCTGTCCCTTCTGAAACAAGAGCAGGCAGGAACCAAGGTAACATGAGGTGCACTTAATTGttacacatgtaaataaagtgcTACAAATGATAATGAAACAATCATCTCTACTGAAATGTGCTTACCAAAAGTATACAGTTATATACCAAAGTATAAAGTTTGGCTTAAAAACCCCTTCAGACTCACCTATTTCTAAACAATTTTACTTATTTTGCATACCAACATGGAAAGATATTATAACAGAAGGACAGAGGGGCCTAATTGCATGTATGTGGCTTCATCTAAAAGGTAAAATCTTTTAGTTTCTGGAGAATGTGCTTGTGTGCCATGTGACTAAAGTTTAATTACAACAGTTCAAACTTGACTcttgacttgacttttttttgtcctcctctaTGGACATCATTTATGGCAGAGCTATTATAATCACTACCCACTCCTTCCACATGTTGTCAACTACACAACTACCTAACAAGCAACACAATAaacttacatttatttacactgtTTGAAACACTAACAAGGCTGGCTGTAGGATTTCTATATCGGTGCAGAGTCAGTTTAGTGATTCACTTCTCAAGGATAAAGTGCATTGTTAATGTCTGTTAACGATGAACCCTCACCCTTCTAGTATTCTACAATGGTAAAATCATCAGAACAAATTATTCCAGCAACTATCAAGATTTCCATATGCAAGATTCAAACTCACGCTCCGGTCATGATAGCCCTGGAGAAGTCTCGAAGCAACCCTCTGTTGGCTCAAGTCCGGAAACGTCACACAGAAACCTTCGTCCGCCCTGATAAAAAGCaaagtttgaggaaaaaaaaggtttagtGTGACGTACTTTGCCGATTTCAATAAGCCACATCAAACTGAATTAGACGTGTTAGacattatttcagtgtgttgtttgaCATCTTACAGAACAGCTAGCAGAGGGGCTTGAATCCTCGCCTGCATCTCCAGACTCTGCTCGAAACTCATGCGCGCTATGTTTTTCTGAAAAACCGAAGATAAAACACGTGTGCTGTACGATCCTCTGGTAGAAAAATATATCTGTTACAGAGTGGAGGTGGTGGATGTGGGGGAAAAGGGATTGGAAGGTTGAAAAAGACTTACAAAATTAACTCACAGGTCTCTGGAGAATGCAAATCCTGCAAAAGAGAAACACTTCGAGCTGGCAGCAGATGAGAGAAAGCAAAGAGAGATTACTTCTCTCtgagaggtggagaagagatAGAGACGCACCTCCTTCAAGTTGAACTAGACCTCGCTCTAAAAGGATGCTCACAGACTGTTCAGACAGAGTCGGGTTTGCAGCTGACAGCCTGAAAGAAATACAACACTTGTGGTTTAATGTCTCatgtttaaaggagcactatgtagtttttgggaagaaatcTTAGTTAGAGGAGAAAGATCTGGATTTCTAAAGCCTCAACAAActtaacaaacaaactgatcttaacGGGCAACAAACTTTCACACTGTGTTACCTCcttcatatgtggcggaccctgccacctttctagcttcaaacagtcttctggggaccttattttcacctgagagcagcttgtttactcagttatggaaaatatcaatattacctaattaatattgaaaatataataaatctgagtttgaatttcttctccaaaactacgtagagcccctttaaagagTATTCCAGTGATTCATGACTTCACTCACAGCACTCAGCATGACAGGCTAATGgtggacaggaaaaaaaaaaaggatcaaatCGATGGAACGAAAGCAGCGATATCATCTTCTTCTTATCTGtcaactgctgtttgtttgactgttaGAAGTGTGGCTGGGATTCAGATGCGTTATGCTAGCAGCGGCTAATGTGGCTTGAAACTGCTAGCCGCGAGCGCACATGAGGACTACAGAGGTCAGATGAGCACACTTCTTTCTAAATCAGCAGTCTCAGATTGTTTTAAAAGTGCAAACTTGCGGTCTTCAGCTCAAACCAGCGCTGCCGTGATGACAAGTGATGAATCGAGTATGAATGTATCAGATTGTGGAAGACTGATTACTAACATAGAGACAAGCTGAACAAGTTTTCTGAAACTTTATGTTTAAATGCACGAATGAGGCAACTTAATTGCTCCAAACTGAACAGTCAtctaaacaataataaacaccTACAGGTGTCTTTTGGACATTTTCCCCCACTAGTCTGAGAGAAGACAGATGCGAAACAGAGCAAAAtctcaaaactgaaaacaaaaatgacagcttATTTAACTGGAATTGGTCACGAGCTGGAGCACTACAATACCTCTCCGCTGCCTTCTCATAAGTGTaaactcttctcttctcttctgtctttttttcatacTGTAGCATCTCATCCATCCCCTGTCTCATCACTTTGGGtatttctgtctgcaggaggaaaagacaaagaaacactgagTCGAGAAAGTCAAGTTGACCTGACAACAGTGGAGGCTGAGCATAACTGAGGAataattaaatcatatttttatggATATTGTCACTATTAGACCATCTTTTCTTTAAAGGCTTGTCATACTCAGTATCTTGataataaaaactgtgaaagtaCCAGATCTGTCGGAATAAATCCCAAAGTGTCCAGCAGTACGACAGCATCCACCATGTCAGGATAGAGTGCGCTGAActgtggaaaacacaacatggacaATATAAGACACCACGCActaaaacacagtgacagattCTCTGTATATCGAGTAAAAGCTGCGTGAGATGAATGTTACTGACCAATGCAGCGATGTTCCCACCTGTCAGGTAGTGAAACAACAATCAAATCTTTATTGTTACAGGCCTATTTCAAATAGATTCTGGGCTGtaacaataattacatttccattATCCTTTAATCAGTTAATATTTTTTGATAGATCAACTAGTCAAGGAAAAAGTGCCTGGTGTCGCTTCTGATGTCTagaggaaaagtgaaaaatgtccaaggtaacattcacatttgagaagctgta includes:
- the LOC119027814 gene encoding serine hydrolase-like protein isoform X4 — its product is MSSTATELSVPVPWGQIRGKAWGPDHGRPVLCLHGWADNCGTFNTLIPRLPKDGRYVAVDMPGHGLSSHRPPGVFYSFPAYVADVRRIVDSGNIAALFSALYPDMVDAVVLLDTLGFIPTDLTEIPKVMRQGMDEMLQYEKKTEEKRRVYTYEKAAERLSAANPTLSEQSVSILLERGLVQLEGGFAFSRDL
- the LOC119027814 gene encoding serine hydrolase-like protein isoform X1, coding for MSSTATELSVPVPWGQIRGKAWGPDHGRPVLCLHGWADNCGTFNTLIPRLPKDGRYVAVDMPGHGLSSHRPPGVFYSFPAYVADVRRIVDSGNIAALFSALYPDMVDAVVLLDTLGFIPTDLTEIPKVMRQGMDEMLQYEKKTEEKRRVYTYEKAAERICILQRPKNIARMSFEQSLEMQARIQAPLLAVLADEGFCVTFPDLSQQRVASRLLQGYHDRSHTVVTVPGDHHVHLSNPEVVAPLVSQFLQTDVIPQQLPA
- the LOC119027814 gene encoding serine hydrolase-like protein isoform X3, coding for MSSTATELSVPVPWGQIRGKAWGPDHGRPVLCLHGWADNCGTFNTLIPRLPKDGRYVAVDMPGHGLSSHRPPGVFYSFPAYVADVRRIVDSGNIAALFSALYPDMVDAVVLLDTLGFIPTDLTEIPKVMRQGMDEMLQYEKKTEEKRRVYTYEKAAERLSAANPTLSEQSVSILLERGLVQLEGGFAFSRDLKT
- the LOC119027814 gene encoding serine hydrolase-like protein isoform X2 produces the protein MSSTATELSVPVPWGQIRGKAWGPDHGRPVLCLHGWADNCGTFNTLIPRLPKDGRYVAVDMPGHGLSSHRPPGVFYSFPAYVADVRRIVDSGNIAALFSALYPDMVDAVVLLDTLGFIPTDLTEIPKVMRQGMDEMLQYEKKTEEKRRVYTYEKAAERICILQRPKNIARMSFEQSLEMQARIQAPLLAVLADEGFCVTFPDLSQQRVASRLLQGYHDRSKGQV